A stretch of DNA from Dioscorea cayenensis subsp. rotundata cultivar TDr96_F1 chromosome 4, TDr96_F1_v2_PseudoChromosome.rev07_lg8_w22 25.fasta, whole genome shotgun sequence:
GCATCGCAGAGCTCAAAACTCTCGGCCTTGACTACACCATCATCAGCGTCGGCAAGAAGGGCAACGCCTACTTCATTCGCCGCCCTTACATCCCCCGTCGACCGATTCATCGAGGGTGGTTCTCTTCCCACCACCAAGGATGCCCAGGCCATCGCCGATGACGTCTTCTCCCTGTTCGTCAGCGAGGAGGTCGACAAGGTGATTGCTTTCTGCCGTCTCTTCTATAAATCCAATCTAATCCCTAATAAAATCAAAGAGCATTAATTCAAATTGATTGATGAATGGGAATGGGATTGCACGCAGGTGGAGCTCCTCTACACCAAGTTCGTCTCTTTGGTGAAATCCGACCCGGTGATCCACACGCTGCTGCCGCTGTCCCCCAAGGGAGAGATCTGCGACATCAATGGCGTGTGTGTGGACGCAGCCGAGGACGAGCTCTTCCGCCTCAccacaaaaagaaggaaagcTGACAGTGGAGCGAGAGACAGTCCGCACCCCAACCCCAGCCTTCTCCCCAATCCTCCAGTTCGAGCAGGACCCCGTCCAGATCCTTGACGCTCTCCTCCCTCTCTACCTCAACTCCCAGATCCTCCGTGCCCTCCAGGAGTCCCTGGCCAGTGAGCTCGCTGCCCGGATGAGCGCCATGAGCAACGCCTCCGACAACGCCGTGGAACTCAGGCGTTCCCTTTCTATAGTGTACAATCGTCAGCGGCAGGCCAAGATCACTGGAGAGATCTTGGAGATCGTCGCCGGCGCCGATGCCCTCAGTTAATCTGGTTCGTCTtcaaccctaaacctaaacctaaACCTCTCTGTCTCTCTTCTCTCTTGCCTTCGGTTCTTCATTTTGGGCGTTCTCTTCCATCAATCAATCAAAGTctctgtattattattattattattattattattattattttttgtcttgGATGATGCTTGATTTAATTCCCCATTATATCTATGCATGCTTATAgaattattataaatcaattatatatatatatatatatatgtttgtatatgTGACACTTGGCCAGGTGCCATGTGATGATGATGTTCATGAGCAAACAATAACATTCGTGAATAGTTGAATTCTCTCATTCTGCTTGTCTTTGTTAACTTATAGTAATACTAAGGTGATAGTCAGCTTGTGACATCTctgtatgtacatatatatatatatatatatttgttttggtcATGGCCTCTGTTTTGCACATTTGGAATtgtgttatatatttatatgcaggTGTCAATGAGGTTTTGTCTATTTAGTCTAGttataaaaattgaattgaTCCATTTTTCAATCCGATCCAGGGGCATATAAAGTACAggtaaatgaattttttaaaaattcaataatttttttatgagcttgtttttttataaatatatgtttttataaaaaaatttttatttttaaaaaaatatttttttaaaaattttagttatttatttataattatgagcGAGATAGAACGAGTGGGATGGATggtttatgaattaaaaaaaaaaaatgggtggAGCGGAGCGGGGCGGGAATGATTGAGGTGTCCCCACTTCCATCCCCCAACCCATTGTCATCTCTAGTTATAAATATGAAAGCTAATATGATCAGGTCTAATGCCCAGTATTAAACATGTTATTCAATTTGTGCACTACCATGTTTCCATGATACAGTGttgttgtgtatttgtttattattattattgtttatttaatttttgagaaaaagttGTTATGatgtttttcctttcatttgAGGTGAGAGCCAAatgtttatgttaaaaaaactcCATTCTGCTGAGAGAAAGCTGTTTAATAAAATAGAGTTAAGAGTAGATATAGATATCCTCGTCATATTAATCACGGTGATaactattaataaataattgaattcttttctctattaaAAACTTTATAATGATAAGGGAAACTAAGGGTCCTGCtcgttttgaattttttatttttaatgtttaatatttgttttttattctacagaatattttttattttttcctgtTCCAGTTTTATaggaaaacattaatttttttatcataaaaataaatgtgtttGTTACCGAAAACCTATATAATAATTAagacataataaatatttactttaaattaaatatacaaattaattttttaaattataaattaatttacttACAAAGGTTTGCTGAGGATATGAACACACAAAGCTTTTTTTAATGTGGGTACATGTGCAATTATTTATGTCTTGATATATACTTAGAATGAATCCTCTTAAGAATTGTCTTAGTTATACTCTGCTcagtgaataaaataaaatcaaataaaattaatatagtttGCTCAAAGAAACTCTGAAAATAAAGAAACGCTATGATTGCTTTAAAAATAGAGgaattcaaatatataatcTTAATCATATTTAGAATCTTTAACCCCCTGTTTGGTTCAGAGGGGAGGGGAGGAGGGGTGAGGGGAGTGAGGGAGGAGTATGGAGGGTTtgagaaaatattgtgtttggttaCTGGAGGGTGTGGAggagtagtttatttttgtttagttgaaaagaGGAGTggggagagagagaaagagtgtaatgtgtatttgattattttgtcCTGCACTAATaaaataggtaataatatatataataatcaattgtagaataataataataacacaatatataatatatgataaacattataaaaacacacacaataattagggaaaaaaatatttat
This window harbors:
- the LOC120259056 gene encoding LOW QUALITY PROTEIN: ATP synthase gamma chain 1, chloroplastic-like (The sequence of the model RefSeq protein was modified relative to this genomic sequence to represent the inferred CDS: deleted 3 bases in 3 codons); the encoded protein is MSSSHLAMWTSPKPSLLPDLDSLSSCPRSPFLRSAPNPFHSPSRPSTAIHCGLRELRDRIDSVKNTQKITEAMKLVAAAKVRRAQEAVVSGRPFSETLVEVLYNINEQLQTDDIDVPLTKVRPVKKIALVVVTGDRGLCGGFNNAIIKKAESRIAELKTLGLDYTIISVGKKGNAYFIRRPYIPVDRFIEGGSLPTTKDAQAIADDVFSLFVSEEVDKVELLYTKFVSLVKSDPVIHTLLPLSPKGEICDINGVCVDAAEDELFRLTTKEGKLTVERETVRTPTPAFSPILQFEQDPVQILDALLPLYLNSQILRALQESLASELAARMSAMSNASDNAVELRRSLSIVYNRQRQAKITGEILEIVAGADALS